Proteins co-encoded in one Epinephelus moara isolate mb chromosome 13, YSFRI_EMoa_1.0, whole genome shotgun sequence genomic window:
- the gjz1 gene encoding LOW QUALITY PROTEIN: uncharacterized protein gjz1 (The sequence of the model RefSeq protein was modified relative to this genomic sequence to represent the inferred CDS: inserted 3 bases in 2 codons; deleted 2 bases in 1 codon) encodes MYLQFQQSCFSFFFPQLPYLYIPTQKPGVTTVAIVTGLIPTTYKCHSLWFGFLCVRLVILFLVELPVTKLEADSTCNGTGDRICSRVCFHRHFHKPMTVAWNFIFVLGVLSVLLMELFSSHLCSLTKKRSSHGRTDVELEAQVVSXKPGAKMVIDLHRDRGTVGFYLLSISLHILAETYTYTRILLSWNLPTLNFRSICSIDICSELHVCVLRAAPEKHXSVYAFASISGMIIVQPYFVCAPVLTAHCLCNF; translated from the exons atgtatttacaattTCAGCAGtcgtgcttttcttttttttttccccaacttcCCTACCTTTACATTCCCACACAAAAGCCAGGAGTGACGACGGTAGCCATAGTAACAGGCCTCATCCCCACCACCTACAAGTGTCATTCCCTGTGGtttggcttcctgtgtgtccgCTTGGTGATCCTCTTCCTGGTAGAGCTGCCTGTTACCAAACTGGAGGCTGACTCAACCTGCAACGGCACTGGGGACCGCATCTGCTCCAGAGTCTGTTTTCATAGACACTTCCACAAACCTATGACGGTGGCCTGGAACTTTATCTTCGTGCTGGgtgtcctctctgtcctgctgaTGGAGCTGTTTTCCTCCCACTTGTGCTCCCTGACTAAGAAGAGGAGCTCTCATGGAAGGACTGATGTGGAGCTGGAGGCCCAGGTTGTGT ACAAACCCGGGGCCAAGATGGTCATAGATCtccacagagacagaggcaCAGTAGGGTTCTACTTACTCAGCATCAGCCTGCATATTCTGGCTGAAACATAT ACATATACACGTATTCTGCTTTCTTGGAACTTGCCAACGCTGAATTTTAGGTCCATATGCTCCATAGACATCTGCTCAGAgttgcatgtttgtgttttgaggGCTGCCCCAGAGAAACA GTCTGTTTATGCCTTTGCTTCCATCTCAGGCATGATTATTGTACAACCCTATTTTGTATGTGCTCCAGTGCTCACTGCTCACTGCCTTTGCAACTTTTAA
- the LOC126399796 gene encoding circularly permutated Ras protein 1-like isoform X2 gives MEFACGFVYVPPSVSHKDGQRPNVFKRSALLPPVNRIRPRNPPPPPPTVSAEAKSPKSLQSTSKGIEQLEKSKELKKAVKPTPFYENAEFHNKQQAASSISATPQQQTLPRKAALLPPHMKPAANTKSPPYSQPLPSSSTNSQSFTYDVPDNEPDLNVHPWDPNYSYTAPEGTGGEVKLPADTSSVSAQTSTPPLPPRPSFMKSMPEYLVLLPAGQLLPSSSQKSKSQRVPTPTHKDKGPLPGNPNVLLVSLGKLLSEERVETIQGEPTSCSQCGSVLDTCYDNVVNECYFCQPWEQTSTPSIPPCPLSGHQDGLFLLCPSEKTLCATDTLLLFCIDISGSMSITSQVSEGEHVFHRSRLQFVQEAVLQCVWTLSQQNPDIRVGLITFNSQVTVHGNENFTSHSLCGPELSDSDFLKEAAISFPIPPPLSQTKDYLQRQVMGLSEGGTTALGPAALLTIAIASRQPGAKVIICTDGKANTELGNLEVEDNDARTLLSSTIFYQELGDYAAKQGVTVSVLAIEGTDCRLDELGRLADRTGGKVVIASPNRLHQEFEQIIENRTIATHCTVTLLLPNSLRMRGEKEAGHIGTREVGNVDPATEITFQFGANEQAAEVSVPAPGSRVSIQLQIRYKHRKGQTMLRVITAERDVTDDSSAALSSLSLAIIQLNSSQASAALAVRGRFVDARREGELQRKLIERAIEHNSSAEDHQTYQEWVKTMEPIYNNIHNFTRRQSVVSDSQSLTDAGAALLYTMKHSNRKSISVKNKHKL, from the exons ATGGAATTTGCTTGTGGCTTTGTTTATGTGCCGCCATCAGTGAGTCACAAGGACGGCCAAAGACCCAACGTCTTTAAGCGCTCAG CTCTTCTTCCTCCTGTTAACCGGATCCGTCCTCGCaatcctccccctcctccgCCAACAGTCTCCGCGGAAGCCAAATCACCGAAATCCCTCCAATCTACCTCCAAGGGTATTGAACAGTTGGAAAAGAGCAAGGAGTTGAAGAAGGCTGTGAAGCCCACACCCTTCTACGAAAATGCtgaatttcacaataaacaGCAGGCAGCCTCTTCCATCAGTGCGActcctcagcagcagacacTGCCTCGAAAAGCAG CTCTTCTTCCACCACACATGAAACCTGCAGCAAACACCAAGTCCCCTCCTTACAGCCAGCCACTTCCTTCCTCCAGCACCAACAGTCAGAGTTTTACCTACGACGTCCCGGACAATGAGCCAGATTTAAATGTGCATCCCTGGGACCCAAACTACTCGTACACTGCACCAGAAGGCACTGGGGGTGAGGTGAAGCTGCCAGCTGATACTAGCAGTGTGTCGGCCCAGACATCAA CCCCACCTCTTCCTCCGAGACCTTCATTCATGAAGTCAATGCCAGAGTACCTGGTGCTGTTACCTGCGGGCCAGCTGTTGCCCTCATCGTCTCAGAAATCAAAATCACAACGTGTCCCAACCCCTACGCATAAAG ATAAGGGGCCTCTGCCGGGGAATCCTAATGTGCTCCTTGTCAGTTTAGGAAAATTACTCTCAGAGGAAAGAG TGGAGACCATCCAAGGAGAACCCACCTCCTGCTCCCAGTGCGGCTCTGTGCTGGACACCTGCTACGACAATGTG GTTAATGAGTGTTACTTCTGTCAGCCCTGGGAGCAAACCAGCACACCCAGTATACCTCCGTGTCCTCTAAGTGGTCACCAGGATGGCCTCTTTTTGCTCTGTCCCAGTGAAAAGACCCTGTGCGCGACTGACACTCTGCTGCTCTTCTGTATTGACATCTCAGGCTCAATGAGCATCACCTCTCAG GTGTCGGAGGGAGAGCATGTCTTCCACAGATCCCGTCTCCAG TTTGTCCAGGAAGCGGTGTTGCAGTGTGTTTGGACACTAAGTCAGCAAAATCCTGACATACGAGTGGGACTCATCACCTTCAACAGTCAG GTGACAGTACATGGAAATGAGAATTTCACGTCACATTCCCTGTGTGGTCCTGAGTTGTCTGACAGCGACTTTCTGAAAGAGGCTGCAATTAGTTTCCCCATTCCACCTCCACTCTCACAGACTAAGGACTACCTACAGAGACAAGTCATGGG ATTATCTGAAGGTGGGACCACAGCTCTTGGTCCAGCTGCTCTCCTCACGATTGCAATAGCCTCCAGACAGCCAGGGGCCAAG GTGATTATCTGTACAGATGGGAAAGCCAACACAGAATTGGGGAATCTGGAGGTAGAGGATAATGATGCTCGCACCCTTCTCTCATCTACCATCTTCTACCAGGAGCTGGGGGACTATGCTGCTAAACAGGG TGTGACAGTGTCTGTGCTGGCCATAGAGGGAACAGACTGCAGGCTGGATGAGCTGGGAAGACTCGCTGATCGCACTGGAGGGAAA GTGGTGATAGCAAGCCCCAATAGGTTGCACCAAGAGTTTGAGCAGATCATCGAGAACAGGACCATCGCTACACACTGCACTGTCACATTACTGCTGCCCAACTCACT GCGtatgagaggagagaaggaggcagGACACATAGGAACCAGAGAGGTGGGGAATGTGGACCCAGCTACAGAGATTACCTTCCAGTTTGGAGCCAATGAACAGGCCGCAGAAG TGTCAGTGCCTGCCCCTGGTAGCCGTGTGTCCATCCAGCTGCAGATCAGGTACAAACACAGGAAGGGACAGACAATGCTCAGAGTGATCACCGCGGAGAGAGATGTTACTGATGACAG CTCGGCGGccctgtcctccctctctctggccATCATTCAGCTCAACTCgtcacaggccagcgccgctCTGGCTGTCAGAGGCCGCTTCGTCGATGCCAGGAGGGAAGGAGAGCTGCAGAGGAAGCTGATCGAGAGAGCGAT aGAGCATAATAGCAGTGCAGAGGACCATCAGACATACCAAGAATGGGTTAAAACAATGGAGCCCATATACAACAACATACATAACTTCACAAGG AGACAATCCGTGGTTTCAGACTCGCAG TCTCTAACAGACGCTGGTGCAGCGCTGCTTTACACCATGAAGCACAGCAACAGGAAGTCCATCTCAGTGAAGAATAAACATAAACTCTAG
- the LOC126399796 gene encoding circularly permutated Ras protein 1-like isoform X1: MEFACGFVYVPPSVSHKDGQRPNVFKRSALLPPVNRIRPRNPPPPPPTVSAEAKSPKSLQSTSKGIEQLEKSKELKKAVKPTPFYENAEFHNKQQAASSISATPQQQTLPRKAALLPPHMKPAANTKSPPYSQPLPSSSTNSQSFTYDVPDNEPDLNVHPWDPNYSYTAPEGTGGEVKLPADTSSVSAQTSTPPLPPRPSFMKSMPEYLVLLPAGQLLPSSSQKSKSQRVPTPTHKVDKGPLPGNPNVLLVSLGKLLSEERVETIQGEPTSCSQCGSVLDTCYDNVVNECYFCQPWEQTSTPSIPPCPLSGHQDGLFLLCPSEKTLCATDTLLLFCIDISGSMSITSQVSEGEHVFHRSRLQFVQEAVLQCVWTLSQQNPDIRVGLITFNSQVTVHGNENFTSHSLCGPELSDSDFLKEAAISFPIPPPLSQTKDYLQRQVMGLSEGGTTALGPAALLTIAIASRQPGAKVIICTDGKANTELGNLEVEDNDARTLLSSTIFYQELGDYAAKQGVTVSVLAIEGTDCRLDELGRLADRTGGKVVIASPNRLHQEFEQIIENRTIATHCTVTLLLPNSLRMRGEKEAGHIGTREVGNVDPATEITFQFGANEQAAEVSVPAPGSRVSIQLQIRYKHRKGQTMLRVITAERDVTDDSSAALSSLSLAIIQLNSSQASAALAVRGRFVDARREGELQRKLIERAIEHNSSAEDHQTYQEWVKTMEPIYNNIHNFTRRQSVVSDSQSLTDAGAALLYTMKHSNRKSISVKNKHKL, from the exons ATGGAATTTGCTTGTGGCTTTGTTTATGTGCCGCCATCAGTGAGTCACAAGGACGGCCAAAGACCCAACGTCTTTAAGCGCTCAG CTCTTCTTCCTCCTGTTAACCGGATCCGTCCTCGCaatcctccccctcctccgCCAACAGTCTCCGCGGAAGCCAAATCACCGAAATCCCTCCAATCTACCTCCAAGGGTATTGAACAGTTGGAAAAGAGCAAGGAGTTGAAGAAGGCTGTGAAGCCCACACCCTTCTACGAAAATGCtgaatttcacaataaacaGCAGGCAGCCTCTTCCATCAGTGCGActcctcagcagcagacacTGCCTCGAAAAGCAG CTCTTCTTCCACCACACATGAAACCTGCAGCAAACACCAAGTCCCCTCCTTACAGCCAGCCACTTCCTTCCTCCAGCACCAACAGTCAGAGTTTTACCTACGACGTCCCGGACAATGAGCCAGATTTAAATGTGCATCCCTGGGACCCAAACTACTCGTACACTGCACCAGAAGGCACTGGGGGTGAGGTGAAGCTGCCAGCTGATACTAGCAGTGTGTCGGCCCAGACATCAA CCCCACCTCTTCCTCCGAGACCTTCATTCATGAAGTCAATGCCAGAGTACCTGGTGCTGTTACCTGCGGGCCAGCTGTTGCCCTCATCGTCTCAGAAATCAAAATCACAACGTGTCCCAACCCCTACGCATAAAG TAGATAAGGGGCCTCTGCCGGGGAATCCTAATGTGCTCCTTGTCAGTTTAGGAAAATTACTCTCAGAGGAAAGAG TGGAGACCATCCAAGGAGAACCCACCTCCTGCTCCCAGTGCGGCTCTGTGCTGGACACCTGCTACGACAATGTG GTTAATGAGTGTTACTTCTGTCAGCCCTGGGAGCAAACCAGCACACCCAGTATACCTCCGTGTCCTCTAAGTGGTCACCAGGATGGCCTCTTTTTGCTCTGTCCCAGTGAAAAGACCCTGTGCGCGACTGACACTCTGCTGCTCTTCTGTATTGACATCTCAGGCTCAATGAGCATCACCTCTCAG GTGTCGGAGGGAGAGCATGTCTTCCACAGATCCCGTCTCCAG TTTGTCCAGGAAGCGGTGTTGCAGTGTGTTTGGACACTAAGTCAGCAAAATCCTGACATACGAGTGGGACTCATCACCTTCAACAGTCAG GTGACAGTACATGGAAATGAGAATTTCACGTCACATTCCCTGTGTGGTCCTGAGTTGTCTGACAGCGACTTTCTGAAAGAGGCTGCAATTAGTTTCCCCATTCCACCTCCACTCTCACAGACTAAGGACTACCTACAGAGACAAGTCATGGG ATTATCTGAAGGTGGGACCACAGCTCTTGGTCCAGCTGCTCTCCTCACGATTGCAATAGCCTCCAGACAGCCAGGGGCCAAG GTGATTATCTGTACAGATGGGAAAGCCAACACAGAATTGGGGAATCTGGAGGTAGAGGATAATGATGCTCGCACCCTTCTCTCATCTACCATCTTCTACCAGGAGCTGGGGGACTATGCTGCTAAACAGGG TGTGACAGTGTCTGTGCTGGCCATAGAGGGAACAGACTGCAGGCTGGATGAGCTGGGAAGACTCGCTGATCGCACTGGAGGGAAA GTGGTGATAGCAAGCCCCAATAGGTTGCACCAAGAGTTTGAGCAGATCATCGAGAACAGGACCATCGCTACACACTGCACTGTCACATTACTGCTGCCCAACTCACT GCGtatgagaggagagaaggaggcagGACACATAGGAACCAGAGAGGTGGGGAATGTGGACCCAGCTACAGAGATTACCTTCCAGTTTGGAGCCAATGAACAGGCCGCAGAAG TGTCAGTGCCTGCCCCTGGTAGCCGTGTGTCCATCCAGCTGCAGATCAGGTACAAACACAGGAAGGGACAGACAATGCTCAGAGTGATCACCGCGGAGAGAGATGTTACTGATGACAG CTCGGCGGccctgtcctccctctctctggccATCATTCAGCTCAACTCgtcacaggccagcgccgctCTGGCTGTCAGAGGCCGCTTCGTCGATGCCAGGAGGGAAGGAGAGCTGCAGAGGAAGCTGATCGAGAGAGCGAT aGAGCATAATAGCAGTGCAGAGGACCATCAGACATACCAAGAATGGGTTAAAACAATGGAGCCCATATACAACAACATACATAACTTCACAAGG AGACAATCCGTGGTTTCAGACTCGCAG TCTCTAACAGACGCTGGTGCAGCGCTGCTTTACACCATGAAGCACAGCAACAGGAAGTCCATCTCAGTGAAGAATAAACATAAACTCTAG